In a single window of the Canis lupus dingo isolate Sandy chromosome 18, ASM325472v2, whole genome shotgun sequence genome:
- the MS4A13 gene encoding membrane-spanning 4-domains subfamily A member 13 isoform X2, with product MAPCMCSKISPADSLVLGAVQIMIGIFHVFMWYFLLILYMGQIRGVFGTYEPITYKTGCSLWGIIFIIAGVSIIRATRHPTQGMITCALTTNIFCIIIAIIASVLTTIELSSFNSVSYRNYGQAKLGREVSRVLLISYPLEFSIALTYSIFGCIDLVK from the exons ATGGCTCCATGTATGTGTTCAAAAATCTCTCCAGCAGATAGTCTTGTTTTAGGG GCTGTCCAGATTATGATTGGcatatttcatgttttcatgtggtatttcttattgattttgtATATGGGACAAATTAGAGGAGTCTTTGGGACGTATGAACCTATAACTTACAAAACAGGATGTTCTCTATGGGGCATTATT TTTATCATTGCAGGAGTCTCCATAATAAGAGCAACAAGGCATCCAACTCAAGGAATG ATTACATGTGCTTTGACCACTAACATCTTCTGCATAATTATTGCAATTATTGCATCAGTTCTAACAACAATTGAATTGTCTTCTTTTAATTCCGTGTCATATAGGAATTATGGACAAGCG AAACTTGGAAGAGAAGTTTCACGGGTTTTACTGATATCTTACCCCTTGGAATTTTCTATTGCATTAACATACTCAATCTTTGGCTGTATTGATTTG GTGAAATAA
- the MS4A13 gene encoding membrane-spanning 4-domains subfamily A member 13 isoform X3: MAPCMCSKISPADSLVLGAVQIMIGIFHVFMWYFLLILYMGQIRGVFGTYEPITYKTGCSLWGIIFIIAGVSIIRATRHPTQGMITCALTTNIFCIIIAIIASVLTTIELSSFNSVSYRNYGQANRHNEDTLTAVTEEAESTF; the protein is encoded by the exons ATGGCTCCATGTATGTGTTCAAAAATCTCTCCAGCAGATAGTCTTGTTTTAGGG GCTGTCCAGATTATGATTGGcatatttcatgttttcatgtggtatttcttattgattttgtATATGGGACAAATTAGAGGAGTCTTTGGGACGTATGAACCTATAACTTACAAAACAGGATGTTCTCTATGGGGCATTATT TTTATCATTGCAGGAGTCTCCATAATAAGAGCAACAAGGCATCCAACTCAAGGAATG ATTACATGTGCTTTGACCACTAACATCTTCTGCATAATTATTGCAATTATTGCATCAGTTCTAACAACAATTGAATTGTCTTCTTTTAATTCCGTGTCATATAGGAATTATGGACAAGCG aatcgtCATAATGAAGATACTCTCACAGCTGTTACAGAGGAAGCTgagagcactttttaa
- the MS4A13 gene encoding membrane-spanning 4-domains subfamily A member 13 isoform X1, with the protein MAPCMCSKISPADSLVLGAVQIMIGIFHVFMWYFLLILYMGQIRGVFGTYEPITYKTGCSLWGIIFIIAGVSIIRATRHPTQGMITCALTTNIFCIIIAIIASVLTTIELSSFNSVSYRNYGQAKLGREVSRVLLISYPLEFSIALTYSIFGCIDLNRHNEDTLTAVTEEAESTF; encoded by the exons ATGGCTCCATGTATGTGTTCAAAAATCTCTCCAGCAGATAGTCTTGTTTTAGGG GCTGTCCAGATTATGATTGGcatatttcatgttttcatgtggtatttcttattgattttgtATATGGGACAAATTAGAGGAGTCTTTGGGACGTATGAACCTATAACTTACAAAACAGGATGTTCTCTATGGGGCATTATT TTTATCATTGCAGGAGTCTCCATAATAAGAGCAACAAGGCATCCAACTCAAGGAATG ATTACATGTGCTTTGACCACTAACATCTTCTGCATAATTATTGCAATTATTGCATCAGTTCTAACAACAATTGAATTGTCTTCTTTTAATTCCGTGTCATATAGGAATTATGGACAAGCG AAACTTGGAAGAGAAGTTTCACGGGTTTTACTGATATCTTACCCCTTGGAATTTTCTATTGCATTAACATACTCAATCTTTGGCTGTATTGATTTG aatcgtCATAATGAAGATACTCTCACAGCTGTTACAGAGGAAGCTgagagcactttttaa